The nucleotide sequence CAAAGCCAACATGGAAAATAACAATGGTACAGAAGGAGCAACCATCAAAAGTGGTTATCTGAGGACTCCTAATCCATAAATTCTTGAAATGTTTCACTTTCGAGTTGTAAGTAAAATTCTCAAGGCTATCAAAAGTTTCACTTGCCCAAGTTACTTGATGTAGTGAACTTGAAAACTTCCACTTATTTAATTGAAACCTGAGTGGAATTAACTCTAACATGCATGTCGCATGACTTTTGTTTATCAAGGTTTTTCAGTCACAAAATTATTTCAGAACATTGCATTTATTGTGGTCATGCTTATGAGGATATATAATCTAGCTTATATAAACTGGCAGCGTAGTCGGTTGTAGCTATCTCTTAGGTGACTTGATAATGTAAAAATATCTTTTATATTGACTATAGAAGTTAAACTCTACAAAAAAGTAGGGGGCATATAGGATATACCTTAAGTATTCTGTGATTGTTGATGAGACGGTCTAAGATAGAGTAAAGATCAAGACCTACATTTGCCTCGAAAGCATATTCCAGTACGCCAATACAACGGTCCCCTGAACTCTCAAATACTGGCAAAGTCCAATAGCTACCTACTCCCAAACACATTGCAAAATTGCGCAAAGGGTATTCATCCATGTAATAGTATCTGACATGAGGACTGAATTCAGGCATTCCACTTCTGAAGACGCGCGCTGGACGGCCATGGACGCATATGCGTTTAGTTTCATCGATCTCTGTGGCGTCCACGGACGCTATTGTGTGAAGAGATACACGCCTGTACGCCCACAGACCCTCGTGAATCTTGCCATTAAAAGAAAAAGGCTGGTCTGCTGTTGTTAAGAAAGTCTTCCCACCATTATTCCTTATAGGTGCCCAAAATTGAATCAAACAAGTACCTTGAACATCAAGAAGCTCGACTAGATTCTTGATTGTCAATCTGTTCAATTGACAGTCACCATTTGTATCAGGTTGAGTAGAATCTCCTTTTCAATGAAAAGTCGAACAAGATTGACGTTAGagaatttcaaaacaaaacaacaacTTAATGATCTCTAATAAAGGcagcccgatgcactaagctGCCCCTATGCGCGAGGTCCGAGGAAaagccggaccacaagggtctattgtacacaACCTTACCccgcatttctgcaagaggttaaTTCCACGACTCGAACTCgtaacctcctggtcacatggcagcaacatTACCAATTACGCCAAGACTCCCCTTCAACTTAATGATCTCTAATACTCAACAGAAATCGAAAGAAACATGAATTTCATTGACCCTAAAAATGGACAAAATGAAGGATATTTCTCAAGAAAAATTACTAGACATCACTGCTATATATGCTTTAAATGATTTTCAATTATTTCAGTAACTGCCCACTAACTAATTTTGCTTCCTTAACAGCTCCTTTCCCAATTCGTTACGAACAACAACTATTACCACGACTCAATCCCAAGCAATTTGAATCGGCTATATGAATTCTCACTAATCATTTCACTCCATTTAATCTCAGCTCAGACCAAAACtatacccaaaaaaaaaatgcaatttcgaaaaaaaaaaggaaaaaaagaccAAGGCCACAAACAGAGAAACAGAAGAACTTACTGAGAATTGGAAAGAGGGATTTAACTTGGTTCAACTCATCACCATTATGTTGAGTCCAAAAAACCCACCGATTAATGCCATCATTTCGTTTTCTATAAGAAAATTTCAGTTCAATAGGCATGATTAAAGAATTTATTATAACAAATCAAGAATCAAAATCCTCTTAATTACTTTCCTCTCTCTCATTCTAAGTTGTGAAAATGAACACAATCCATTTAAATATGCCAACTTGGAATATAAACCAACcaataaaaaagagagaaaagaatttATGAAAGCACATAAATTTGGTACATAGTTCTTTGTGTAGGCCACATAGGCTAGTCACTAGTGCTCTgtcaattttcttttttcttctcttacTCAAACGATCCAAAAGGTCCATATCCTATCAGAGATTATACTCCAAAAAGGAAGGTACTCTGAGTTGGATCTTACCGGACGAAGCGCAGCGATAATCATTTTTAAGCCCCCTATTTAAAAAATATTCACGatttacaatatatttaaagattagttAATTCACCCAAACTTCTGGATTAAGTATCTGAATTTGGAAATTCAGAACTTAGTGTCTTGGTTTTTTGAGCTACTAATttgaagttaaggaccaagtttcctgaatttctgaactactaatttaaaattcaagacataagattcgaactttaggatgaagtttgaattttgaggtttaaaATCTAGGACGTTGTTTTGTGATGTTTGAGCGaaattggctaatctttaaatacattataaattgTTGATATATTTTAAACGACATTCTTAAAAGTAGATACCTGGTGTCATTTTAACGAGATAGAGAAATATTTCAGTAAATTCTCGGCTCAAGAAAAGCTTAATCAAATCAATAATAACAAAGAACTATGAAAAGAGCAAAAATAACCGCACCtagtaaaataattaaacaaacaaCAACTAATAATAGAAATGTAAGAATTTTGATAGAGAAATAACCTATGCGTATCACACTGTACGGAATTTTTACACCATCATGTTATGGTTGAACATGTATAATAAATTGAACATGTATAAtaattatatttaataattaaaaataatttatgctaATGATGTACATAACTTATACTCTTTTATGAaaaaatccttggtatggagcGTTGTCTTCCAAATATGGTCCAATCGGACGCAGATCCAAATATAATCGGACTCTAATGACACGGATGAAAACCAAAAAAACTAACTCTGTAATATAGAAAAGGAGGGCATCACGTGGCTCAGCTGCTAGTGGATGCAAAGGAGTATTTATATTATCACTTTCTCACTGACTAGGAATGTTTGTCATTTTCTGGTGCAGTTTGCCTTATTGGATACTACAAAAGGGTATATTAGGAGTACTATATTTCTTTCACCAACTCTTCGAAGATTGACATTTATAACAAAGTACGAGGTGAGGTGATGCTCGTTTTTTTTTCCCACCCGGTGAATATGGGTCCGATTAAATCCAGATTCACGTCGGAAAGTTATATCCAATGGTTGCTCCAACTAAAACTATCCTTTTTATGGTTGACCTAATCAAAATAACTAAGGTAGCCCATGTCAGGGGCGGAGCTAAAGTACTAATTACGAGGTAGGTCGGATCCATAACTTTTTCTTAGACTCCGtatttttagaaaatttattaaatatatatagatattTAATTATGAATCTGGTAACTAAGATAATGTTATAGGTTCCATAGCAAGTTTATGGGTACTAATTACAGGTTCTGACTCTGTCTCTACTGTTCACCACGTGCCTAATATGAGGTGTTTGTGTAAGAAGTTTTAAACATTTCGTTTTTATAAAGTTCAGGTTTTAAAAGCTTAAAAATCTAATCTTATCAAGTTCTTTATAAAttcatttttaaatatatatcaGGCAACTTTAATATCATAATAAAACTACAATGTTCATATGATAGTTGAAACAAAAAAGTTTATCAGTTCTGTTCTGCATCTTCTTTCATTTGTActggaattttttttcttttggatgtATGATAAgcaaattctttttgaatattttaCACTTGAGTCTTCTTATTGTTAAGAATCACCTTTTCTTTAACAAAAATAGTATAGTTTTCTTTTCATCCTTAAAACATGGGTGGAGAAGTAATCTTTTACTTGGTAAAGAAGTTCAACACCAATAAGCTGACTTTTGTACTACTTCTTGTTGCGGAAGctaaatgtatatagtgtgaataagtcataactattataccaaaaattatgacagtcaccaaataataaataagacaataaaacaacaataaaggaaacaccagaatttacgaggttcggctaattttgcctactcctcgaacacaaccaatatttaaataatactaaagagagaagatacaaatgccttaaacagatgagaaggcaaatgagaggtgtgtttaaatcctaaacattaagccttcttttatagggggaaaatccccccaacccttcttttcccaccgatgtgggacaaaaggttttgccaaattcaacaaatctccaccttggcaaaattctaCATCTTTAATTTTccctcaataacaaattttggttgtgtattcatcttcaatcttcagttttcaacaatattgatcaaatccaaacaatgttgaaacttgatcgcagtcaccaccttagtcagcatatcagcaggattctccgtagtatgaattttcttcactgtgactcctccttcttctatgatttctcgtacgaaatgataccgaacatcaatatgcttcgtccttgcatgataaacttggttcttcgctaattgaatagcactttgactatcacaaaaaattgtgatacctttttgttcaacaccaagctcctttagcaatccttgaagccaaattgcctctttcacagcctctgtaatagccatgtactctgcctctgttgtagacaaagcaactgttgactgcaaagtagacttccaactaactggtgcctttgcaaaagtaaacacataaccagtagttgatcttcgtttgtccatatcacccgcaaaatctgagtcacaatatccaattacaaactgattgtcttcctgctcaaaaactaacccgacatctacagtattattatgaatataccgtagaatccacttcacagcttgccaatgctccttccctggattgtgcatatatctgctaataactccaacagcttgtgaaatgtcaggccttgtgcaaaccattgcatacatcaagctaccaacagcatttgcgtatggtacctttgacatatactctcgttcagcttcatccattggcgacataatagcacttagcttaaaatgggaagcaagtggagtactaactggctttagtcttgtcatctatgccaaaacgctgaagtactctcttcaaatattccttttgagataaacagagtttctttgaacgtctatctctaattatctccatgccaagaattttctttgcctcacccaaatccttcatctcgaactccttcttcagttgaatcttcaacttatcaatttcttccgaattcttggaagctatcaacatatcatcaacatataggagaagatataaaaggaaccatctttaagcttgtgcaaatacacacaatgatcgtatttgcttctcttgtacccttgccgcaacataaactcgtcaaatcgcttgtaccattgtctagaagattgtttcaatccgtacaatgatttttcaagtttgcacaccatattttcttttccagcaactttgaatccttctggctgagtcatgtagatttcctcctccaagtttccatgtaaaaacgcagtttttacatccatctgaactagttccaaatccaattgtgctaccaaagccaacataattctaatggaggaatgttttacaactggagaaaacacttcattgtaatcaattccctccttttgagcatatcctttggccaccaatcttgctttgtagcgaacatttacttggttaggaaatccttctttctttgcaaatacccatttgcacccaattgctttctttcccttcgggagattggccaatctccatgtatgattctgatgaagggactgtatttcatcattcatggaaatcctccacttatcttcttctgaactttggacaacgtctttataagtggtaggaacatcatcagctacaattgaggttgcacaagcaaccgtctctatgagacgaacaggtttcgttattgttctttttggcctgctggttgctattgattcaagttgttgttgaggttcctgagttggaatctcctctactggctctccttacagaggataatcttcatttgtttcctcctctgcttcttgtgtaggaaaaataaattttccctcaaactccacctgcttagaagcaccttcattttgtttggtatcttctgtcaccttatttaccatagcgaattcatcaaaggtaacatccctgctgaatattactttctttgtcataggacaccataagcaatatcctttgactccagaagtaattcccataaaaatagccttctttgcccttggatccaattttgactccgtcacatgataatatgcagttgagccaaacacgtgcaaagagttataatctacagcaggttttccataccatttttcaaatggtgtcttgccatcaatagcagcagatggtagacgattaatgaggtggcatgcatatgtaattgcctcaacccaaaattctttgcccaagccagcattggacaacatacaccgtaccttctccagcaaggtccggttcatacgttctgccactccattttgttgtggtgtatgtctaacagtgaagtgtcggacgatgccatcattttcacagaccttattgaaatgatcatttttgtattcacctccattgtctgtgcgaatacacttgatcctcttgcctgtttgattctccatcatcgtcttccatttgagaaaaattcccaacacttcatctttgctcttcattgtatacacccatactcttcgggaaaaatcatcaacaaagtttacaaaatagtgcttcccacccaatgaaggtgttttggaaggaccccaaacatcagagtgtacataatccaaaatgcttttagtattatggatcgatgtgccaaatttaacccttgtctgtttccctttaacacaatgctcacaaaactccaagttgcaagcctttactccttttaacaatccttgatctgatagagttttcaaggattttcctccagcatgtcccaagcgcatgtgccatagcttggttgcttctgcctctttgtcgtcactggatgtcactgtcgctgtcccaataactgtactaccacgatagcggtgcatattattattcttccgattagccttcattaccactagtgcaccggagcatactctcatcactccattttctgcaatgattttgaacccttttgattccagggctcccacagagatgagattcttcttcaaatccggtacatatcgaacatctgttaatgttctgatcattccatcatggttccttaatcgtattgaaccaatgccatatgaggtaagagggctgttatccgctgtgtggatgactccatattctccttcttgaaattccacaaatcagtccctgttgggacacatatgatggctacaagccgagtccatcaaccatatgtctgatgatgttgatgactctgttgtaactaatgagaagtctgaatcatcacaatcagctacatttgaatccataatggcctttccattattatatttggccttattcttcaacttcggacagtctttcttccagtgccctttttctcgacaaaaggcgcattcatctttgctgggtctggatcttaacttggatcttcccttctttgtcctcgtttgattttgaggacgaccctcacaaatagtgcttctccttctccgcccttctgtttttctcgctttctttgttcatagctgtacaaagccgaacaaacttctctgagagaaacttcgtcatttccatggagtagagtagtttcaaggtgctcgtactcatcaggaagtgacgccaacaacatcaaggccaagtcaccattatcataagttgtatccatattttgcaaatttgtgaccaacttattgaaactagtgatatgttcattcatcgtggtaccaggaacataggtgaagtgaaacagtctcttcttcatgtacaatttattttgactgtttttcttcaaaaatttatcctccagtgctttccataatttacttgcagaagtttcctttgtgtatggatatttctgctctctagcaaggtaggatcgaatggtaccgcaagcaacacggttgataattctccaatcttcttctccaataacatctggtttcttttcttcaatggccagatctagcccttgttgaaaaaggacatctagaacctcgccttgccacatcccaaaatgtccggaccggtcaaaaatttctaccgcaaatttcgcatttgacacaattcttgtcataagcgaagatgtcaatgatgacgtattgttgacacttgatgtagattcttcttgtttattgtctcccatatttgacacaaatattatttaatagctgacgacacaaatcaagattatttcctttctgatgtagaagatcagactaaactgcaactacagagcatactcagacagaaccttgactcagttaccaagataaatcttttctgatgtggaagatcagactatgctgcaaccacaaagcatacttagacagtaccttggctctgataccaattgttgcggaagctaaatgtatatagtgtgaataagtcacaactactataccaaaaattatgacagccaccaaataataaataagacaataaaacaacaataaaggaaataccagaatttacgaggttcggctaattttgcctactcctcggacacaaccaatattttattccactccaaaaatacaagtgaaataatactaaagagagaagatacaaatgccttaaacagatgagaaggcaaatgagaggtgtgtttaaatcctaaacattaagccttcttttatagggggaaaatccccccaacccttcttttcccaccgatgtgggacaaaaggTTTTGCCAAATTCAACACTTCTCTTTTTAGATATTTCAAAAAATGTATTGACATTTTTTTTTGTGGAAAATTCCTCAGAATACATTTTCATGCATCGTTGAtttgaaaaatgttttatttttgaatttttgcttttttttttttttgtgtgtgtgtgtgaagtgCTTGCCTCTTTAAGTCGTTTGACATGATGGATAAGCAAAAGTAATCCTTGGATAAAAATTTAGTACCATTTTATCCCTTGTTTGGTTATTAATCTTGGGATAAGTTATCTCATTATTAAAATAGTACCAGGATAACTTATACCTGCTAGAGGGTGGAATAGTAATCCTAGAATAAAACAGTAAAATTGATAATACCAGGATTAATACAACATACTAAACAatcaataagaaataatatcaagataACTAATCTCAGCATAAGTTGTCTTCAAAACAAATGACCCCTAAGAGTATTTCCTTTGAACTTTTCATCTGTTTTTAAGCTTTTATCTACAAGCATTAATTCAAGAtcaattcaaaaaaaagaatcaaatgcTTACATTTTAcaagaaaattttcaagaaacctaTGCACTCTTAGCTTCCTCAGCTTGGTTTTGAAGATTCATTAATCCTTTTGTCAACCAAATTGCTGTTTCTCTAGAACAAAACAGCTTTTTCTCCAACTGGTTTTAGCACACCAGCTAATTCCTCTATCTTTGCTCATACTAATTCCCACATTGTTCTTCCCTTGTAACAAATTCAGTGTAGCCATTACTGATGTCTCACTCGCTGCACGCTCATGACCGTCATGTTTTTCTGTATCCCGATTAGTACTTAGATGATCAATGGCTTTTGCTGCAACTTcattatatggttttggtattCCTGGTTTCTTCAACGTGCATTGTTTTGCTCCTCTAGTTGagaattttccactttctttccCTCAATAGGCCTATGATCAGTTGCTTTATGCTTTTCCTGATTTGTTCCTTCAATTGTGTTATAAGTTGTAAATTCTTTTGTATCAGCTTCATGTTGATCAGTAAAAGTATTGTGGAGCTTCTTGAATTAGTACTTCCACTTTTCTTGACAGATTTGCTTTGTATTCAAACATGCCACTTCACGTGCGGACTTGATTCTTTTATGAACCAAACACGTGGAAGTTGTTTTTGTTTATGGGCGGCGATGAGACTTTAACAGGAGTCAATTATGTGATTGTAGTCAGGTTCAATCTCCACCAACATCTTTATGATGGTCCTACCTAATGATCTTAATGTGTGCATTGCATAGTGCAAGTCCGAATCACAAGTTATCAATATAAAATCTTTCTCTTCATCTTCATACCTGATCGACGAATTTCCAACTAACTTTATTCtcttttctacttcttcttccaaaTCCCTTTTCCCTGATGAAAATGAGAGTGGGAACCTCACTGTTCGATTTCCATAAGTTACCTTAACGCTTATGAAATTCTCACTTTGCATGGTAACATGCAATTCCTTCGAATTTGTTGCGGATTTTGGGCCACTTCCAGGAGAAAAATCAACATATTGTTGGTGTCTAGGACCAGAATCTGAAGGTTGTCTATCAACAACTTGTAGTAACTCCGCTTGAGAGAGGGAGCaattatgctttcttgatttaaCACGTGGCCACCGGTAAATCTCATAGTCTCTACATATGCGCTTCAATGTAGTTCGTGCAACTGCAATGAGAACATAAGTTTAGCAGCTCGAGTTACCAAAGAAGTAAAGTGAAAAAGGCTAATGTTAACATCATTAAATTAAGTAAAGCATAAGGTTCAAGTGATTCTTAAGTGTAGTGCATAAGTTTACCCCCTAAGCTGTTAGCAGCATCAGTAAGCTTCTTCCCAAAATGTTGCTTTAGAACCTCCAGAGTAATTCCGTATTCTCTTTTTATCCTCTTCGTCTTGTTTTGCTTCTCCAAATCAGCATGCACTACATTCCTTTGGAGGTCCCTCGCATCAACTTCTACATCATCCACTTGATGATGTTCTGAACCTAGCTGCACAATCTGTGTCCCTATCCCCAATTCCAATCCGGGTAGAGATCTAGCAACATCATCGTCTAAATTAGGAGAATGTCTTCTGTTATCAGCAATACTGGTTGTAGTTGTTTGATTCGAGTCTACAAGATTTGCATCTCCTTTATCCTTTGTAGCTGATAGAGGTTGGCCAAACTCAAAAAAGTCTTGCATGTCAAAAAATGCATCAAATTGCATTGTATCTCCATTATCCAGTGTAGCCACTGCGGCTGGTTGATATTGGCCTATTTCAAAAGAATTGAACATGTCAAATAGGATACCAGGTTGCATTGCATCTCCTTTATCCTGTGTAGCCTCTGTAGCTGATCGAGGATGACCTAATTCAAAAAGATCGAGCATATCAAGTGGAGAAATTAAATAACTTCAACAAACAAGCTCTTCCCCATCTCTCATCCTGAACTAACCAAGAAACCTGGAAATTGCTCTTTTATTGTGGCCACTAGTGTATCCAAGTATCTCTTTGGATCCCTATTGAGCTTCTCATCCCGAGGAAAAATAATTCTAGTACTATAAAATTGTTGTTTGCTAGCAATCAGAAGGCAAAATAGGCTGTTACTCCCTCAATCTCAAAACGGCCAATGGCGACATGTTTCCGTGCTTAATGTATAGATTGTCAGAACAGGGAGCTGTACTCTTACGTTGTACCCGTGTAAAGTGGTGCATTAAGGGGTTTTATTAGATGCTCATAAGCTTGTAAATAGGATTTTGTATAAATACAAAATTCCTACCCGGTTTAGGGTAAACACAATGTTAATAGAGTTCTGTGATGATACCAGAGCAAACGGAGGAGCAAAAAGAGGTTGCCTTGTTGGCTGAATCACCGTCACATGTTGCTCTATCTCCCCCTATTGCCCCTCCAAATATGTTATCAGTGTATAATCTTCTTCATTATCAGTGAACATATCAGATTCTAACCACATAATATGCATGATGTAACATGCTAGTTGCAAGttagcacaacaacaacaacaacgacccagtgaaatcccactagtggggtctcgggagggtagagtgtacgtagaccttacctctaccccgaggggtagagaggctgtttccgaaagaccctcggctacTAGTTGCAAGTTAGCACAAGCCTTTTAATACTTACCACTTATATGGGTTCCAGATACTCGATAAATACCATGTCCGCTGCCACTTGAACCACTAACTGCACTGTTAGAAGCGTATACATCTGCTTTAACCATCTCATTTCCCAGAAAATTTACTGTCATGTTTCTTGTGACCTCAACCCTCTGTAAAGAACCTGCACTAAcactcatcacttgtgaaatatgAAACATACAGCCAGCAGGAAACGAACTTGAAATGCTAAAATTAAGACAGCAAGTTAAATTGCAACAAGTATAGTTTTACCAGCTACTTGTGACGTTGCAACTTCTCCTACTTGTGCTCCCACGGTCATAGGAAGATGTGATGATGCTAAAGCTTCAATATCCAGACTATGTTGCTTGACAAGAGTCTCCACAGCTCTTGAACCAACAAAAACAGAAGTTAGGGAAGTTTAAGCAAAACTGTCATAGGCAAGTCACACAAGTGTATCAAGAGCCCCAAACTGTATGCAGGCTATTTTTTAGCAGTTTTTCTGGTTTCAACCATCGAGCCACTGCTCAAGGATGCATTTGTACAGGAAACATAATCACACGGGGCAGCTATAGTTATACTGTGAAAATTACACTGTTCATTGTAAAGGGAAGCACAACATGAGAATGATTAAAAGAAGGTTATTGAAGAGAGGGGGTCGGGACCAAATAAGGAGGGAAATATGCAAGAAGTTCTGTAATGCTCTAAATATATGAATGGAGTTTAAAGCGAATTACCTTGCTACTACTTTAAAGGGGATTGAGTTTCCCTTCCCGTGGGATCTCATATGTCGTAAAATCTGAGTCATGAGTAGCACAAAAATACAGGTAAATTGCtcaaatttggtaagaaatacAACATAAGAGATGTAAACACACCTCATAAAGCTTTGTAGCCAATTTTGTCGGCTCGTCTTTAGACTCTTGGATAAGCTTATGCAGAAGCTTTGCTGCCTCCAGCTCAACATTATTTGGATTAGCCATCTTGTTCAGACTACACAAAATTGCAAAAGTCAAATCTAGCAGTCATAAAATGAAGCCCCCATTTCTTCGTCGCAACATCCAAGCCAGCACAACAAACAAAGATAACAAACGGATAATGCAAAATATTCACTTCCAAACTCCACCAGTTGCACCATCTTTATAACAATAACTCAAATGCTTATCGTTACTAATAGTTGGCCTCACACAATACTGAAACAAGCAACATTTCTAAGTTAGGGGATTATTGAGTAAGGCCGGCTTTCAAACACAAACCCATTGTATAAATTGGGTGCTCCTGAACAACTTTTTCATATCATTCAAAGCCATTGGTTTGCTAAATCGACATACAAGAAAGACTGTACCATACCCTTTAATTGCATATCCTCTAGTATGAAACAGGCAGGCAAAATTACATAAAGCAAAACTCTTGGTGGAATTGGTTACCCCCGAGGATAAAATAAGCTTAAGAACTCACCATCAACAAATAAGTACAAGAAATTACTACACACAGTGGTCGAACCAGGGATTGTTTCCCTTTACTTATTTTAAATTTCATTCTTTAAATTCAGCTTGAGCGTCCTTCTGAAACAGTCTCTCCACCTGCACAAGGCAAGAGTAAGGTATgcatacacactactctccccacaACCCATGTTGTTATTCTCTAAATTCAGAAATCCCTATCCACTcccccccaccaccaccaccaccaccacaaaaaaatgaagaaaaaaaagctCTTCAAAACCACACTAAGCTTATGCTGGTAAAGGTTTCAATTCATTCCTCTTCTAACACAGCTGCTCTTTCATTAGACAATAAAgccaagaaa is from Nicotiana tabacum cultivar K326 chromosome 18, ASM71507v2, whole genome shotgun sequence and encodes:
- the LOC107766340 gene encoding uncharacterized protein LOC107766340 isoform X2, whose amino-acid sequence is MNRLFLVTFSSLNKMANPNNVELEAAKLLHKLIQESKDEPTKLATKLYEILRHMRSHGKGNSIPFKVVARAVETLVKQHSLDIEALASSHLPMTVGAQVGEVATSQVAGSLQRVEVTRNMTVNFLGNEMVKADVYASNSAVSGSSGSGHGIYRVSGTHISGHPRSATEATQDKGDAMQPGILFDMFNSFEIGQYQPAAVATLDNGDTMQFDAFFDMQDFFEFGQPLSATKDKGDANLVDSNQTTTTSIADNRRHSPNLDDDVARSLPGLELGIGTQIVQLGSEHHQVDDVEVDARDLQRNVVHADLEKQNKTKRIKREYGITLEVLKQHFGKKLTDAANSLGVARTTLKRICRDYEIYRWPRVKSRKHNCSLSQAELLQVVDRQPSDSGPRHQQYVDFSPGSGPKSATNSKELHVTMQSENFISVKVTYGNRTVRFPLSFSSGKRDLEEEVEKRIKLVGNSSIRYEDEEKDFILITCDSDLHYAMHTLRSLGRTIIKMLVEIEPDYNHIIDSC
- the LOC107766340 gene encoding uncharacterized protein LOC107766340 isoform X4, whose protein sequence is MLSWRQQSFCISLSKSLKTSRQNWLQSFMRCVYISYVVFLTKFEQFTCIFVLLMTQILRHMRSHGKGNSIPFKVVARAVETLVKQHSLDIEALASSHLPMTVGAQVGEVATSQVAGSLQRVEVTRNMTVNFLGNEMVKADVYASNSAVSGSSGSGHGIYRVSGTHISGQYQPAAVATLDNGDTMQFDAFFDMQDFFEFGQPLSATKDKGDANLVDSNQTTTTSIADNRRHSPNLDDDVARSLPGLELGIGTQIVQLGSEHHQVDDVEVDARDLQRNVVHADLEKQNKTKRIKREYGITLEVLKQHFGKKLTDAANSLGVARTTLKRICRDYEIYRWPRVKSRKHNCSLSQAELLQVVDRQPSDSGPRHQQYVDFSPGSGPKSATNSKELHVTMQSENFISVKVTYGNRTVRFPLSFSSGKRDLEEEVEKRIKLVGNSSIRYEDEEKDFILITCDSDLHYAMHTLRSLGRTIIKMLVEIEPDYNHIIDSC
- the LOC107766340 gene encoding uncharacterized protein LOC107766340 isoform X1 is translated as MLSWRQQSFCISLSKSLKTSRQNWLQSFMRCVYISYVVFLTKFEQFTCIFVLLMTQILRHMRSHGKGNSIPFKVVARAVETLVKQHSLDIEALASSHLPMTVGAQVGEVATSQVAGSLQRVEVTRNMTVNFLGNEMVKADVYASNSAVSGSSGSGHGIYRVSGTHISGHPRSATEATQDKGDAMQPGILFDMFNSFEIGQYQPAAVATLDNGDTMQFDAFFDMQDFFEFGQPLSATKDKGDANLVDSNQTTTTSIADNRRHSPNLDDDVARSLPGLELGIGTQIVQLGSEHHQVDDVEVDARDLQRNVVHADLEKQNKTKRIKREYGITLEVLKQHFGKKLTDAANSLGVARTTLKRICRDYEIYRWPRVKSRKHNCSLSQAELLQVVDRQPSDSGPRHQQYVDFSPGSGPKSATNSKELHVTMQSENFISVKVTYGNRTVRFPLSFSSGKRDLEEEVEKRIKLVGNSSIRYEDEEKDFILITCDSDLHYAMHTLRSLGRTIIKMLVEIEPDYNHIIDSC
- the LOC107766340 gene encoding uncharacterized protein LOC107766340 isoform X3: MANPNNVELEAAKLLHKLIQESKDEPTKLATKLYEILRHMRSHGKGNSIPFKVVARAVETLVKQHSLDIEALASSHLPMTVGAQVGEVATSQVAGSLQRVEVTRNMTVNFLGNEMVKADVYASNSAVSGSSGSGHGIYRVSGTHISGHPRSATEATQDKGDAMQPGILFDMFNSFEIGQYQPAAVATLDNGDTMQFDAFFDMQDFFEFGQPLSATKDKGDANLVDSNQTTTTSIADNRRHSPNLDDDVARSLPGLELGIGTQIVQLGSEHHQVDDVEVDARDLQRNVVHADLEKQNKTKRIKREYGITLEVLKQHFGKKLTDAANSLGVARTTLKRICRDYEIYRWPRVKSRKHNCSLSQAELLQVVDRQPSDSGPRHQQYVDFSPGSGPKSATNSKELHVTMQSENFISVKVTYGNRTVRFPLSFSSGKRDLEEEVEKRIKLVGNSSIRYEDEEKDFILITCDSDLHYAMHTLRSLGRTIIKMLVEIEPDYNHIIDSC